Part of the Spiribacter salinus M19-40 genome, GATGGCTGAGCAGGCCACCGCGTAAGTCGGTTTTGGGCTGGTCGATGGCCGCTTTGCGCTGTCCAGCCGCTCTGGGTATCCTCGAATGTCGCCTTAATACATAACCATCCAGCGGAGTCTTGGACATGAAAACAAATGGCAAGCTTCTGGGGGCCACGAGTGCCCTTTCTGTTGCCGTGCTCGCCGGTGCTGCGCAGGCAGAACCGCTGCGTGTCGGTGCACTGATGCCGATGACGGGTGATCTGCAGGCTTATGGTGAGAGCTCTCGCAATGGTGTTGAGCTCGCGATCGAGGAAATCAATGCCGCAGGCGGCGTCATGGGCGAGCCGGTCGAGCTCGAGGTCTCCGATACCCAGACCGAGCCACAGGCCGGCGTTGATGCGGCCCAGCGATTGGTTTCTGTTGACGGGGTGTCGGCGATTGTCGGCGCGCTCTCCAGCGGCGTCACGATTCCAGTGGCAAGCAGCGTGACCTCGTCGGAAGGGGTTCCACAGATCTCGAACGCCTCTACCTCACCAGTGATGACCGACCTGGATGACAATGACTTCCTATTTCGGACGGTGCCTTCGGACGCCTTCCAGGGCATTGCCCTCGCGGAAGTCGCGGCTGAGAAGGGGGTTGATAGTGCCGCTGTGTTGTATATCAACAATGACTATGGCGAAGGCCTGGCAGACGCCTTCGAGTCGGCATTCGAAGCGGCCGGTGGCGAAGTCGTGGATCGCAGCGGATACGAGCCGGGCCAGGCTTCCTATCGCGGTGACTTGAGTCAGGTGTCTGATGGCGAATCGCCGCTGCTGCTGATTGGCTATCCCGAAAACGGTCAGACGATCCTTCGTCAGGCGCTTGAGGGCGGCCATTTCACCGATTTCATGTTTACGGACGGGATGAAGTCGCCGCAGATCGTAGAGAATCTTGGCGCCCAATATTTGAACGGTAGCTTTGGCACCGCCGCGGAGGCGCGGGACGACACCGATGCCGCACAGCACTTCAACAGCGCCTACGAGGCGGTCTATGGCGAGGTGCCGCCGGTACCGTATATCGATACGGCTTATGACGCCGCCTACTTGATCAGCCTCGCCGCAGTGAGTGCGGAGAGC contains:
- a CDS encoding ABC transporter substrate-binding protein, whose protein sequence is MKTNGKLLGATSALSVAVLAGAAQAEPLRVGALMPMTGDLQAYGESSRNGVELAIEEINAAGGVMGEPVELEVSDTQTEPQAGVDAAQRLVSVDGVSAIVGALSSGVTIPVASSVTSSEGVPQISNASTSPVMTDLDDNDFLFRTVPSDAFQGIALAEVAAEKGVDSAAVLYINNDYGEGLADAFESAFEAAGGEVVDRSGYEPGQASYRGDLSQVSDGESPLLLIGYPENGQTILRQALEGGHFTDFMFTDGMKSPQIVENLGAQYLNGSFGTAAEARDDTDAAQHFNSAYEAVYGEVPPVPYIDTAYDAAYLISLAAVSAESTEPAAIRDHLRAVNDPDGETVGPGDFAEAVELLENGTAINYQGASGPVDFDDNGDVGGTFAHWEIQNGEYVTERVFEPSL